The genomic segment GCGCTCGACGGACCGCGCGTAGGCACCGCCGAGCTTCACGTTCAGCTTGTTCGGGATCACGTCGTGAGCCACGGTGAAGATCCCCGCGGTAAGACCAGCGCCGCGATTGCTGATGTCCGTCACGGCGCCGGTATAGTTGCTCACGGTGCTGGTGAAAGGGAACAGGATCAGGGCTTTGTGATTGAACCAGACGGCGCCGGGCAAGCCGTAATAGTTCATCGTGAAGGCGCCCTTGTAGGTTCCGTCGTTGGGGTCGTCGTCGCCGGTCGTGTACATCCCCTCCAAGGTGACCCGGTCATCCTTGGTGAAGCCCCAGTTGTACATCAACTCGAGGTTCGCGGCCGCGCCACGGACGTCGACGGACTTGTTCTTCTGAGTGTCTTCCTTCTCGCTCGTGAACTTGCCACGGTTGTACATCGCGAAGCCCGAGGCCGCGAACGGGCTCGTCTTGAAGTTGATGTTGTGGTGGAAGTTCACGCCGAGGTAGTTCACGTTTCCGCTCGGCGAGTCGATGTTGAACGGCGCCGTGCCGGTGTAGGCACTCAGCGCGTTCGATGAAGGTCCGCTCTTGACCAGGCCTTGATAGGCGTACGCTTCACCCTTGGATTGGTCTTCGAGGTGCCAGAGCGAAGCGCCGATGCGCGTGCCGGGCGCGACCTCGTACATATAGTCCGCGGTCGCCAGGTAGATGTAGGAGAAGCGCGCGTCGCCCTCGGAGGCTTTGTCTGGCTGTGCCGCTCCGATTGGGATGAAAGACAGCTTGCCGCGCCCGTAGGCGCCTCCGTTGGCAAACAGGCTGATCCCCGTGGCATCGCTTCCGATGTACGAGAGCTTGTAGCCGGTCTGGATGATGTCGAAGAGCGAGGTGATGGTGGGATCGAAGATGCTGTCGTAAACGCTGTGCGTGCCGATCAGGATCGACATCTGCAGTGGGTTGCGCGTTGGATAGAGCGCGACGTTGACGTTCTTCGTCTGGATGTTGACCTGGTCGGCGTTGAAGCCGCCGCCCTGATTGTTCTGCACCGTGTTGGCGGCCAAACCCCAGGTGTAGTCGACCTCGAACTGCGCGCGGAACGTGGCGAGGCCATCCGCGAACGCTGGCGAGTAGCTGAGTACCGGGATCCAGCGTTGCTCCACGTAGGCGTTGGTCGTGCTGCTGCCAACGGACGTCGAGCTGCCGATGCCTTCCCCGGGGCCGAGCGGGCCGAGGGAGACCCCACGCAACCCAGATGGATCTCCCAGCTGATTGGTGAACGAGCCGCGCACGAAGAAGTAGTTCAGGAGCGACAGCTCCTGATGCTCCGGTTCGGCAGAACGGTCGCTGTCTTCTTCCCAGGCTTCTGCGCCGAGACCCGGAGGCGCGGGTCCCGTGGGCGCCGCTACGGCAAAGCCCGCGGTACCCAATACGCTGAGCCCCAGGGCAACGCCAACTCCACGCGGAATAAAGCGCCGACGCGCGCGACTCAAGCGTCGCGCGCGCTGGTCACTCTTCAGGGAACCGTTGAACTCCCCACCCATCATGCTCATCTCTTCGGTCTCTTGCGTCGTTGCGAGTCGTTGCGAACGAGGCCGCTCCGCGGCCCCGCCGCTCACTCACATGTCTTCGGTGATGCGGTAGACCTGCACGGCATCGCCGGTGAAGGCGTTGCCGTTCAACATCACGCTGTCAGAACCGACGGCGCCATCGGCGCAGCGGATCCCCGTGGCACTATCAGCGAAGTAGAGCTCGAGCTTCAGTACGTCGGCGGTGATGGAGCCACGGCCTTCCTGAGCGAAGCCGCTGTAGTTGACGGTGAAGTCGAAGCAGTCGCCGCCACCGGAGACGTTCTCGATCACGTAGCTGGTGCTCGAGAACTCGAGATCCGCGGCGGCCGTGTCGCGATCGCAGGTGCCCACGTCGCCCTGGTTCGGCGCGTCGTTGAGCGTGCCGACGGAGGTCTTCACCCCGATGGTTCCGCCAAGCGGGCGCATCTCAGTCTTGTGGTAGCACTGCGTGGCTTGGCCAGCGTTGAGGTTCTCCGGGATGCCGTTGGGGGACGAGGGGATGTCAGCGCCGGTCATGGTCAGCAGCTTGCCGTCCAGGTAAGCATCGATCTGGCTCGGTGTCTGGAACTCGAGACCGGAGCCGCCGGTGCCGCCCGCGGTCCCAGCCGTGCCGCCCGTGCCGCCGCTCGTGCTACCCGCTGTTCCGCCGGTACCACCACTGGTCGTGCCCGCGGTGCCGCCGTTGCTCGTTCCACCTGCGCCGCCGCTCGCAGACTTGCCAGCGTCCGGATCCGAACCGCAGGCGACCATGCTCAAGATTGCCGTGGTACCCATGATAAGCTTGATTCGATTCATGTCGTTCTCCCCTTGGGGCGAGCCCCATTGCGTCATCGTATGCTGAGCCGCACTCAGCGGCAGGTCCCCGAACACACCGTCTTTGGGCCCTCCCCGTGCCTGCAGCGTGGTTTGGCTGCAGCGCGCGTGGGTTGAGAGCCTGCGATCTTCACCGCAGCGAAGCGTCGCTTGGGCGCCAACAGTGTGTTGGCGCAGTGCGGAGGCACACCTCAACACCGCGGCCGATTGTGCAGAGCAACATTTCGGCCGTCAAGACAAAAGGAAACATTTCCGCAACGCACAATGAAAGCATTGGAAACTCACGAGATTCGCGAAAACCGCATGGTTTGCGCGCCGCGACGCGACACTACGTGTCGTTTAGAGAGCCCAGGAACGCCGGTTCTTGCCGCGGCGCAGCAATGCGGCGGCACCCGCTGGCGCACTGTTTGTGTTGCGGTGCAACAATGGCGTCTGCTAGCAAGACCGACGTGGGGCGCCTGACTTGCATCAGTGGCCCAACCGCGCATCGGTCGGGTGCCCCACGCTGATTTCGCCGCCCACCGGCGCGCACAACACCGGTCGATTGCACCAAAGCGTGCACCCGAGCGGGAGCAACCAAGGCCTGTCGCGTGTGTCCTCGAACGGAGACTAACGACAGCGAAGCGAGGGACCCATGTCAGAGTATGCAGTTGGGATCATCGGCTGGGGCACGTACTGGCCGGAGCAGATCCAGACGGCAGGTGAAATCGCCGAACGCAGCGGGCTGCCCGTGCACGTGATCGCAGACAAGATTGGCGTGCGCCAGAAGCGTGTCGCCGGTCCAGAGGATCACTGTTCGGTCATGGCGGCAAAGGCGGGCGAGGTGGCGCTAAGACGCGCCGGAGTGAAGCCTGAAGAGGTTGACTTGGTGCTCTACCACGGCAGCGAGTTCAAGGACTACGTCGTGTGGTCCGCTGCTACCAAGGTGCAGGCGTTGCTGGGGTGTTCCCGCGCGGCAGCGTTCGAAGCCTACGCGCTGTGTGCAGGGACGCCAGTTGCCTTGAAAATCGCCCGCGGCCTGATGCGCGACGATGAATCACTGCGCAAGGTTTTGCTGGTCACCGCTAGCCGCGAGGCGGATCTCGTCAGCTACGAGGACCCAGGCGCTCGATTCATGTACAGCTTTGGGGCTGGGGGTGGCGCCATGTTGTTGTCCCGCGACGACACCACACATCAGGTGCTCGGTTCTGCGGTGATCAGCGACGGCTCTCTCAGCGAGAACGTCGTAATGCCGGCTGGGGGCAGTCGCACCCCTTGCTCTGCGGAAACGCAACCGAAGGATCATCGTCTGACGACGTTTCGCTTGGACGAGATGGGGGAACGCCTGACGGAAGTCAGCATGCCGAACTTCGAAGCGGTCGTTAGGAAGGCGTTGTCGGGCACCGGCAAGCGTCCGGACGAGATCGCGTTTCTGGGGGCTGTGCACATGAAGCGCTCATTTCACGAGGCGCTACTCAGCCAGCTTGGGCTCCCCGCAGACCGCGCCATCTACCTTGAGGACTATGGACACGTGCAGTCGGTCGATCAGGTGCTGGCGCTCGAGCTTGCCGCGGAGCGCGGCATGTTGAAGCCAGGCGATCTCATCGTCTTGCTCGGCGCTGGCACCGGCTACACCTGGAGCGCGACCGCAATTCGCTGGTAGCGGCCAGCGCCAAACAAACTTCTGACCCGGCTTCACTTCAGCGCTTGCCGTTGGGGAGGGGACCCTGTGCGCGAGCCCGCGAGCGACACAGGGGAGGGGTCTGCGGCCAGACCCCTCACAAAAGGCCAGAAGGAGACAAGCAGCCGAATCGCTTGCGGCGGACCGGAGTCCCGCCCTCACTCGAGTGGGGGCGGGTGGAGGTCCGCCTAGCGCCGAGGTGGCGCAGTCTCAGCTCTGGGGCACCTACGACGAGCGTTTGGTGCGCTTTGCTCGCGGCTTGGGGGCTGCTTTGGCTGTACTCGCTGCGCGTGTGGGGCGCGCGGCGTCGCTGGTGAGTTGCCCCGCGACGGCCTGCAATGCGGCCTTCAGATCTTCGATGTCTTGGCGCAGCTGGCGGACTTCGCCGGAGCTCGACGCTTCGCTCTGCTGCTCAGGCTCTGGTTCGGACTCAGGCTCAGGCTCTGGTTCGGGAGGCGCAGGAAAGCGTTCCCGCGGTTGGTACTCGGGCTGTGCTCCCGCCGCCCAGGGAGTTTCCTTGCGGAACAGCCGCATGAAGGCATCTGAGGCAGTGTAGGGCCAGGTGGCGAAGGGGAACACGCCACTCATGGCCTCCGCGCTCTGGCGCCCCTTGAGGTAAAGCTCGAGGGATGTCGACATGTAGCGGCCCAAAAACTCCGCGAGCGCCTCGTCCTTCATGCGGATGAGCTGCACCAGGAGCGGTACTGGGAGGAGCTTCGCGGCGCCGCGACTCTCGATGATGATTTGAGTCAGCGTCGCCTGGGTCAGGTCTTTGCCAGACTTGGCGTCCACCACGTACACGTCGGCACCTTCGCGGATGCGCTCGGCGAGCTCCTCTTGGGTGATGTATCGGCTCTCACTGGTGTCGTAGAGCCGCCGATTGCTGTACTTCTTGACGATCATGAGCTGCGCGGGCGTCGGGAGACCGCTGTTTTGCGGTGC from the Polyangiaceae bacterium genome contains:
- a CDS encoding 3-oxoacyl-ACP synthase, which produces MSEYAVGIIGWGTYWPEQIQTAGEIAERSGLPVHVIADKIGVRQKRVAGPEDHCSVMAAKAGEVALRRAGVKPEEVDLVLYHGSEFKDYVVWSAATKVQALLGCSRAAAFEAYALCAGTPVALKIARGLMRDDESLRKVLLVTASREADLVSYEDPGARFMYSFGAGGGAMLLSRDDTTHQVLGSAVISDGSLSENVVMPAGGSRTPCSAETQPKDHRLTTFRLDEMGERLTEVSMPNFEAVVRKALSGTGKRPDEIAFLGAVHMKRSFHEALLSQLGLPADRAIYLEDYGHVQSVDQVLALELAAERGMLKPGDLIVLLGAGTGYTWSATAIRW